From one Geoalkalibacter halelectricus genomic stretch:
- a CDS encoding GLUG motif-containing protein, translating into MNKIFRLIWSDALGSLVAVAEIVTSRGRGAGKPRRLLLPAMALVLSVWILAGTAIASNLPTGGNIVAGSGSIATSGNTLTVTQETQRMAADWTSFSIGSNNTVNFHQPSSSAVALNRVTGGDASVIQGALNANGQVFLVNPNGVLFSSGAQVNVGGLVASTLNISNDDFMAGNYRFAGNSSNAIVNQGNITAHNGGTIALIAARIDNSGTLTAHGGNVLMGAGSKVTLDLGGPVKIEVEEAAIDALIEQGGAIRADGGLVYLTARAAGELTSTVINHTGITQAQTLATGENGEIYLMGDMDNGRIEVAGTLDASAPHGGDGGFVETSAARVQIKDGLQVTTTAPLGKTGEWLIDPNDYTIAASGGDITGEQLSTNLATTSVTIQSVDGANASGNGDIFVNDSITWNSNTLTLNAQRNIEINHELFGSGTAGLALEYGQGAVAAGNTANYYVNAPVNLASTGSFSTKLGSNGVTHDYTIITDLGSQGSTTGTDLQGIKGNLSGRYVLGADIDASATVDWNDGEGFAPLGDSWNNSFKGSFDGLGHEVADLTINRPGTDYVGLFGFVDSGGTVENVGVTDAAITGRMNVGGLIGRVDNGSVTNSYATGVTGEVTGNNYVGGLIGYSYQSSVTNSYATGATRVVTGSNYVGGLIGRVDNGSVTNSYATGKVTSSRDYVGGLIGGVNSGNVTNSYATGDVTGNNWHTGGLIGHVDNGSVTNSYASGTVTSVTSSSRNVGGLIGYSYQSNVTNSYAAGAVLGTNRVGGLIGFSFESSVINSFWNMHTSGTTDSAGGEGKTTTEMHTLSTFSAWQGGDSPWSFTAGGSSVEGYEVVLPYLTNVTREEDRQLSTLFTGGTGVEETPYTITDWNQLQNINAVVGENFSFQLSNNLEADTAGYAQQVKDGAVLANDGKGWKSIGDNGTPFAGTFDGDGFTISNLTINRPSENYVGLFGAAESANLLDLALHNVEVIGNRRVGGLIASAENTTIDRVVTTGSVISTNTGHSIVGGLVGETLGNTALKNSWFGGDVTASSRNVGGLVGLVAGASVIENSYATGNVKISEQSNHGAIGGLVGSVDAAATGRIENSYATSSVVATNTNSNIMNVGVGGLVGQIRGSETGFSIINSYAVGPVGSYNGTMTNVGGLVGVNNTPQAITNSFWDMHTSGITTSAGGEGKTTTEMHTLSTFSAWQGGDSPWTFTAGGSSVEGYETVLPYLTHVTRVEDREVSNLFAGGWGNGETPYTITDWNQLQNINAVVGENFSFKLSNNLNNSTEGYALQVKEGGVLANDGKGWAPIGPDFSTPFTGTFDGDGHSIDGLSISRPNQDYVGLFGAAINANIQDVSLTSLDITGQESVGGLAGFTRASDISRVSTAGSIIGSLSVGGLVGYDNSTVRLSYSSADVDGANHIGGLIGKKDPGNLENSYATGSVTATGNNIGGLVGFLYAATIENSYSTTAITAAETSERVGGLVGHNSGTITNSFWDTQASGITTSAGGEGKTTMGMQVPSTFSAWQGEGSPWTFSAGSGAEGYEVGLPYLTNVTREEDRPHSRPIFAGGWGGLTEGENGVVDADGTPYTITDWNHLQNINAVAAENYSFKLLNNLSTSTEGYALQVKDDGVLANDGKGWAPIGSWSNPAAFTGTFDGNNKTISGLIINRPNEEDIGLFGTAVDATISNLTLSDVDILGGYSVGSVVGLAGNTHLENINVTDGAVAGTYDVGGLVGVMTESLRTIVDSHANVSVSGNTVVGGLVGDLWGSSIINSSASGSVNGTYGAVGGLVGEARSGAQIIGSHATGNVNDFDEQGEGNGSNKNNVGGLVGFADGDVHIENSYATGNVVGENFVGGLVGRMESSIKTIQGSYATGNVTGNEYVGGLVGLLEDSTISESYATGDVTGVLGVGGLAGFLEFSAIYKSHATGNITGNVAVGGLAGQIVVSTVEQSFYGPGTVAGNLGVGGLVGAAGFNSTITDSYAQATIVEADREGIPDYLEFETDFAIGGLVGWLMESSVSNSYAVGQISTAGDAQYVGGLIGFNTDEYENPLPTNDNITNSFWDAQVSGITTSAGGKGKTTAEMQILSTFNQAGWDIERDPNLANIYPILSYSDDGNGGYTATWVVGKHLLNFTLSDVAAGVYNGQSWFLGDFWTSSEDIFGATGKDFVRGDDFIFVHNNQTVTGFTNAAGYQGITVSVLNEDYGIADAGNTEGIFRITPRSITVTADDQTKVYGNADPALTYTINSGSLVGNDSLGALIRAPGENVGSYVIDASVLENGNYLITANNGALSITQRPISVTADDQTKVYGNADPALTYTINSGSLVGNDSLGTLIRAPGENVGSYVIDASVLENGNYLITANNGALTITQRPISVTADDQTKVYGNADPALTYTINSGSLVGNDSLGALIRAPGENVGSYVIDASALENGNYLITAHDGMLTITARPITVVADNKSKVYGQDDPELSWQVTEGNLVGDDTLNGTLTRAEGEDVGSYTIDASALANGNYLITAHNGTLTITPVTNEKQRGAQAAAQNLVTQVVSDITGGTATPSGAPIALTTPLQTSASGAGVTSGGFSGGLKFVDADSEALADGTGIEPVASGPRPGRDSSGFMNVFVVSGGVNYALGRDTTRETH; encoded by the coding sequence GGGAGCGGGCAAGCCCCGCCGGTTGCTCTTGCCGGCCATGGCCTTGGTGCTGAGTGTCTGGATCCTTGCAGGGACGGCGATCGCAAGCAACTTGCCCACCGGCGGCAATATCGTCGCCGGGTCCGGCTCCATCGCCACCAGCGGCAACACCCTGACCGTGACGCAAGAGACCCAGCGCATGGCGGCCGACTGGACGTCCTTCTCCATCGGTTCGAACAACACCGTCAACTTCCATCAGCCTTCCAGCAGCGCCGTGGCCCTCAACCGCGTGACGGGCGGGGATGCCTCGGTGATTCAAGGCGCTCTCAACGCCAACGGCCAGGTCTTTCTGGTCAACCCCAACGGCGTGCTCTTCTCCTCCGGCGCTCAAGTCAATGTCGGCGGCCTGGTCGCTTCGACCCTCAACATCAGCAATGACGATTTCATGGCCGGAAATTATCGCTTTGCTGGAAACTCATCAAACGCCATCGTCAACCAGGGGAACATCACGGCCCACAATGGCGGCACCATCGCCCTGATTGCCGCGCGGATTGACAACAGCGGCACTCTCACCGCCCATGGCGGCAACGTGCTGATGGGCGCGGGCAGCAAGGTCACGCTGGATTTGGGTGGTCCGGTCAAGATCGAAGTCGAAGAGGCCGCCATTGACGCCCTCATTGAGCAAGGCGGCGCGATCAGGGCTGATGGCGGCCTAGTCTACCTTACCGCCCGAGCCGCGGGAGAGCTGACCAGCACCGTCATCAACCATACCGGCATCACCCAGGCGCAGACCCTGGCCACGGGTGAAAACGGCGAAATCTACCTGATGGGAGATATGGATAACGGTCGCATCGAGGTCGCCGGAACCCTGGATGCCTCAGCCCCCCATGGCGGCGATGGCGGGTTTGTCGAAACCAGCGCGGCGCGGGTGCAGATCAAGGATGGCCTGCAAGTGACTACTACAGCGCCCCTCGGCAAAACGGGCGAATGGCTCATTGATCCCAATGACTACACGATAGCGGCGAGTGGCGGAGATATTACCGGCGAACAATTATCCACCAACCTCGCCACCACCAGCGTTACTATTCAAAGCGTTGACGGCGCGAACGCCTCAGGGAATGGCGATATTTTTGTCAACGATTCCATTACCTGGAATAGCAACACCCTGACCTTGAACGCCCAGCGCAACATCGAAATCAACCATGAACTCTTTGGCTCAGGCACCGCCGGGCTGGCGCTGGAATACGGTCAGGGGGCGGTGGCGGCCGGCAATACGGCCAATTACTACGTCAACGCCCCAGTCAATCTGGCCTCCACCGGCAGCTTTTCCACCAAGCTGGGGTCGAACGGAGTAACGCACGACTATACCATCATCACCGACCTGGGGTCTCAAGGTTCGACAACCGGCACCGATCTGCAGGGAATCAAAGGCAATCTATCCGGGCGCTATGTGCTCGGTGCCGATATTGATGCATCTGCAACCGTGGATTGGAATGACGGCGAGGGCTTCGCGCCGCTGGGTGACTCATGGAACAATTCTTTTAAAGGGTCATTTGACGGTCTGGGGCATGAAGTAGCCGATCTGACCATCAATCGCCCTGGCACTGATTATGTTGGGCTATTTGGTTTCGTAGACTCTGGCGGTACCGTAGAAAATGTTGGTGTGACAGATGCGGCAATAACAGGCCGAATGAATGTTGGCGGGCTGATCGGTCGTGTTGATAATGGCAGCGTGACCAACAGCTATGCCACAGGAGTCACAGGAGAGGTGACGGGTAACAACTATGTTGGCGGGCTGATCGGCTACAGCTACCAAAGCAGCGTGACCAACAGCTATGCCACAGGAGCCACACGAGTAGTGACGGGCAGCAACTATGTTGGCGGGCTGATCGGTCGTGTCGATAATGGCAGCGTTACCAACAGCTATGCCACAGGAAAGGTAACGAGTTCGAGAGACTATGTTGGTGGACTGATCGGGGGGGTAAATAGTGGCAACGTGACCAACAGCTATGCCACCGGGGATGTGACGGGTAACAACTGGCACACTGGCGGGCTGATCGGTCATGTCGATAATGGCAGCGTGACCAACAGCTATGCTTCTGGAACGGTGACTAGCGTGACTAGCAGCAGCAGAAACGTTGGCGGGCTGATCGGCTACAGCTACCAAAGCAACGTGACCAACAGCTATGCCGCCGGAGCGGTATTGGGTACTAACAGAGTTGGCGGGCTGATCGGTTTTTCCTTTGAAAGCAGCGTAATCAACAGCTTCTGGAATATGCACACAAGCGGCACAACGGACAGCGCTGGTGGCGAGGGCAAAACCACGACGGAAATGCATACGCTCTCCACCTTCAGTGCTTGGCAGGGGGGAGATAGCCCATGGAGCTTTACTGCCGGTGGGAGTTCTGTGGAAGGTTATGAGGTGGTTCTGCCCTACTTGACCAATGTGACCCGTGAAGAAGATCGTCAGTTAAGTACGTTATTCACTGGCGGTACTGGTGTTGAAGAAACCCCCTACACCATCACCGATTGGAATCAGTTGCAGAATATCAACGCGGTTGTCGGCGAGAATTTTAGCTTTCAATTATCGAACAACCTGGAAGCCGATACTGCTGGCTATGCTCAACAGGTCAAAGATGGTGCAGTCTTAGCCAATGACGGCAAGGGCTGGAAGTCTATTGGTGACAACGGAACCCCTTTTGCTGGAACTTTTGATGGAGATGGTTTCACCATCAGCAATTTGACCATCAACAGGCCGAGTGAGAACTATGTTGGACTATTCGGCGCTGCCGAGAGCGCAAATCTATTAGATTTAGCGCTCCACAATGTTGAGGTAATAGGAAATCGCCGTGTCGGTGGGCTCATTGCAAGTGCCGAAAACACGACTATTGACAGGGTGGTTACCACTGGTTCGGTGATTTCAACTAACACTGGCCATTCTATTGTAGGAGGGTTGGTTGGTGAAACGCTTGGTAATACAGCCCTTAAAAATTCCTGGTTTGGTGGTGATGTAACTGCGAGTAGCAGAAATGTCGGTGGTCTGGTTGGATTAGTTGCCGGCGCATCGGTCATAGAAAATTCGTATGCTACCGGTAACGTTAAAATTTCTGAACAAAGCAACCATGGCGCCATCGGCGGCTTGGTCGGGAGTGTTGATGCGGCCGCAACAGGGAGAATTGAGAACAGCTATGCGACTAGCAGTGTCGTAGCAACCAATACAAATTCAAATATCATGAATGTAGGTGTTGGTGGGTTGGTAGGTCAAATCAGGGGCAGCGAAACCGGTTTCAGTATTATCAACAGTTATGCCGTCGGTCCGGTTGGCTCGTATAATGGTACCATGACTAATGTGGGCGGATTGGTGGGTGTCAACAACACCCCGCAGGCGATTACCAACAGTTTCTGGGATATGCACACAAGCGGCATAACGACCAGCGCGGGAGGTGAGGGCAAAACCACGACGGAAATGCATACGCTCTCCACCTTCAGTGCTTGGCAGGGGGGAGATAGCCCTTGGACCTTTACTGCCGGTGGGAGTTCTGTGGAAGGTTACGAGACGGTTCTGCCCTATTTAACCCATGTAACCCGTGTAGAAGATCGTGAGGTGAGTAATTTGTTCGCTGGTGGTTGGGGTAATGGTGAAACTCCCTACACCATCACCGACTGGAACCAGTTGCAGAATATCAACGCGGTTGTTGGTGAGAACTTTAGCTTCAAATTATCGAACAATCTCAATAACTCGACCGAAGGCTATGCTCTGCAGGTTAAAGAGGGTGGGGTGTTGGCCAATGACGGCAAGGGCTGGGCGCCTATTGGGCCTGACTTCTCCACACCCTTTACGGGGACATTCGACGGCGATGGACATAGTATCGACGGCCTGTCTATAAGTCGACCCAACCAGGATTATGTGGGCCTCTTTGGTGCCGCCATTAATGCCAATATCCAGGATGTTAGTCTGACTAGTCTGGATATCACAGGCCAAGAGAGTGTCGGCGGCCTGGCCGGATTCACTCGAGCCTCAGACATCAGTCGTGTTTCCACCGCCGGGTCAATCATCGGCAGCCTTTCTGTTGGTGGCCTGGTGGGATATGACAACAGTACCGTCCGCTTGTCCTATTCCTCGGCAGATGTAGATGGGGCGAATCACATAGGTGGACTCATCGGTAAGAAAGATCCCGGCAACCTGGAAAACTCATATGCCACCGGTTCGGTGACAGCAACAGGGAACAACATAGGCGGGCTGGTTGGTTTTCTGTACGCCGCGACCATTGAGAACAGCTATTCAACTACTGCAATAACTGCAGCGGAAACATCTGAACGAGTAGGTGGTCTAGTTGGCCACAATTCCGGCACTATCACCAACAGCTTCTGGGATACGCAAGCAAGTGGCATAACCACCAGCGCCGGCGGCGAAGGCAAAACCACCATGGGAATGCAAGTGCCCTCAACCTTCAGTGCATGGCAGGGAGAAGGTTCTCCATGGACATTCAGTGCTGGGAGTGGTGCGGAAGGTTATGAGGTGGGTTTGCCTTATTTGACCAACGTAACCCGTGAAGAAGATCGTCCACACTCTCGCCCCATATTCGCCGGCGGCTGGGGCGGTTTGACGGAAGGGGAAAACGGCGTTGTCGATGCTGATGGAACCCCCTACACCATCACCGATTGGAATCATCTGCAGAATATCAACGCAGTTGCCGCTGAGAATTACAGTTTCAAATTGCTGAACAATCTCAGCACCTCGACCGAAGGCTATGCTCTGCAGGTGAAAGATGATGGGGTATTGGCCAATGACGGCAAGGGTTGGGCACCTATCGGTTCCTGGTCAAATCCAGCGGCATTTACCGGAACTTTCGACGGCAATAATAAAACGATTTCCGGTTTGATTATCAACCGTCCCAACGAAGAGGACATAGGGCTTTTTGGCACAGCGGTGGATGCTACCATCAGCAACTTGACGCTCTCCGATGTTGATATCCTTGGAGGCTACTCAGTAGGTTCGGTTGTGGGCCTCGCCGGCAATACGCATCTGGAAAATATCAACGTAACAGATGGCGCCGTGGCAGGTACTTACGACGTTGGAGGGCTCGTCGGTGTGATGACGGAGAGCCTGCGAACGATTGTCGATAGCCATGCCAACGTCAGTGTTTCAGGAAATACTGTTGTCGGTGGGTTGGTCGGTGACTTGTGGGGCTCCTCCATCATCAATAGTTCCGCAAGTGGCTCGGTCAATGGAACATATGGAGCCGTCGGTGGTCTTGTCGGGGAAGCTCGAAGTGGAGCCCAAATCATCGGTTCCCATGCCACCGGCAATGTCAACGATTTTGACGAGCAAGGTGAAGGAAATGGCTCCAATAAGAACAATGTCGGTGGACTGGTGGGCTTTGCCGATGGTGACGTGCATATCGAAAACTCCTACGCTACCGGAAACGTCGTGGGTGAAAATTTCGTCGGTGGCCTGGTTGGTCGAATGGAATCGTCAATTAAAACGATCCAGGGCAGCTACGCCACGGGCAACGTCACCGGCAATGAGTATGTTGGTGGGCTTGTTGGTCTACTTGAGGATTCCACCATCAGTGAAAGTTACGCCACGGGCGACGTCACGGGTGTTTTAGGCGTAGGCGGGCTTGCGGGATTCCTTGAATTTTCTGCAATCTATAAAAGCCATGCTACCGGTAATATCACTGGCAACGTTGCTGTCGGCGGCCTTGCTGGACAGATTGTAGTGTCAACGGTGGAACAGAGCTTTTATGGCCCAGGCACTGTAGCCGGTAACCTTGGGGTTGGTGGTTTGGTTGGGGCTGCAGGCTTCAATTCAACTATTACCGACTCTTATGCTCAGGCAACGATTGTCGAGGCTGATCGGGAAGGGATACCGGATTATTTAGAATTTGAAACTGACTTTGCCATTGGTGGCCTCGTTGGTTGGTTAATGGAGTCATCAGTCTCAAATTCCTATGCAGTGGGTCAGATCTCAACCGCAGGTGATGCTCAATATGTCGGCGGTTTGATTGGGTTCAATACCGATGAGTATGAAAATCCTCTCCCAACAAACGACAACATCACCAACAGTTTCTGGGATGCACAGGTAAGCGGCATAACGACCAGCGCCGGCGGCAAAGGAAAAACCACCGCCGAGATGCAGATTCTCTCCACGTTCAATCAAGCTGGATGGGACATCGAGCGTGATCCGAATCTTGCGAATATTTATCCAATCCTCTCCTATAGCGATGACGGCAACGGCGGCTACACCGCAACCTGGGTGGTGGGTAAGCATCTTCTCAATTTTACCCTGAGCGATGTGGCTGCCGGCGTTTATAATGGTCAATCCTGGTTTCTGGGGGATTTCTGGACAAGTTCTGAGGATATTTTCGGGGCGACCGGCAAAGATTTTGTGCGGGGAGATGATTTCATCTTTGTGCATAATAACCAAACCGTCACCGGTTTCACCAATGCTGCTGGTTACCAGGGCATAACTGTTTCAGTGCTCAATGAAGACTACGGTATTGCTGATGCGGGCAATACGGAAGGTATTTTCAGAATTACCCCACGCTCCATTACCGTCACCGCTGACGACCAAACCAAGGTCTACGGCAACGCCGATCCGGCGCTGACCTATACCATCAACAGCGGCAGTCTTGTCGGTAACGATAGTCTTGGGGCACTGATCCGTGCCCCAGGTGAAAACGTCGGCAGCTACGTTATCGACGCCTCGGTACTGGAAAACGGCAACTACCTGATCACGGCCAACAACGGTGCGTTGAGCATCACCCAGCGCCCGATCAGCGTCACCGCTGACGACCAAACCAAAGTCTACGGCAACGCCGACCCGGCGCTGACCTATACCATCAACAGCGGCAGTCTTGTCGGTAACGATAGTCTTGGGACACTGATCCGTGCCCCAGGTGAAAACGTCGGCAGCTACGTTATCGACGCCTCGGTACTGGAAAACGGCAACTACCTGATTACTGCCAACAACGGCGCGTTGACCATTACCCAGCGCCCGATCAGCGTCACCGCTGACGACCAAACCAAAGTCTACGGCAACGCCGATCCGGCGCTGACCTATACCATCAACAGCGGCAGTCTTGTCGGTAACGATAGTCTTGGGGCACTGATCCGTGCCCCAGGTGAAAACGTCGGCAGCTACGTTATCGACGCCTCGGCGCTGGAAAATGGCAACTACCTGATCACCGCCCATGACGGAATGCTCACCATCACTGCGCGCCCCATCACGGTTGTCGCCGACAACAAGTCCAAAGTGTACGGTCAAGACGATCCGGAGCTTTCCTGGCAGGTCACCGAAGGCAATTTGGTGGGCGACGATACGTTGAACGGCACGTTGACCCGTGCCGAAGGCGAGGACGTGGGTAGCTACACCATCGACGCCTCGGCGCTTGCCAATGGCAATTACCTGATCACCGCCCACAACGGCACCCTCACCATCACTCCCGTAACAAATGAGAAGCAACGGGGCGCACAGGCCGCGGCCCAGAATCTGGTCACCCAAGTGGTGAGCGACATCACCGGTGGAACCGCCACGCCTTCCGGGGCGCCCATTGCTCTGACCACGCCGCTGCAAACTTCGGCATCCGGGGCGGGCGTCACCAGCGGCGGCTTCAGCGGTGGCCTTAAATTCGTCGACGCCGACTCAGAAGCGCTCGCCGACGGAACGGGCATCGAACCGGTTGCCTCCGGGCCTCGCCCCGGACGCGACAGCTCCGGCTTCATGAACGTCTTTGTTGTCTCTGGAGGGGTTAATTACGCCCTGGGTCGTGACACGACGCGGGAAACCCATTAA
- a CDS encoding ShlB/FhaC/HecB family hemolysin secretion/activation protein codes for MISTLRVFAVLAIFVVAQPAFSQIAPDAGRILQELQTPPTLPAPSDGLVIEPPTRDPVAPGGPKAEVRNIEFSGHSVFSDEQLTDIVADRLGQEYDLAGMRDIAWQVTSYYQQNGYPFARAFLPAQTLTDGTLKIEIVEGRYGQVLVQGEERVAATAQRWLEGLQPGEVIASAPLERTTLLLDDLPGIRTAPLIRPGQELGTGDLLVTVEPDRRYSGDVAVDNHGNRYTGEYRARLGLNLNPLVRVGDQLQLRTMVTNETLLLGSATYSVPVGYSGLRAQVGYAHTDYELGKEFSVAESTGTAQITSAGLSYPLVRSQRTNLTAGILYQHKRLTDKDLTGRTRRTSDSVPISLLFDHRDGFLGAGITYGSLAWTQGRVKFNDSVADRPQGNFHKVNIDVARLQQLTDSWTFFARVSGQKSDSNLDSSEDFGVGGVYGVRAYPSGEGYGDQGILTQMELRYRIQRVSPYLFYDFGHVRINKFSEQTDNHRRIDGAGVGLRADYRGFSTDIALAWRTRGGEPLSDSKDRDPRLWATFGYRF; via the coding sequence GTGATATCGACCCTTCGTGTGTTTGCCGTCCTTGCGATTTTCGTTGTGGCTCAACCCGCGTTTTCCCAAATTGCTCCCGATGCCGGACGTATCCTGCAGGAGTTGCAAACTCCACCGACGCTGCCGGCTCCCAGTGACGGCCTGGTTATCGAACCGCCGACCCGGGACCCCGTCGCCCCCGGCGGCCCCAAAGCCGAGGTGCGAAACATAGAGTTCTCCGGTCACAGTGTCTTTAGCGATGAGCAGCTCACCGATATCGTTGCGGATCGCTTGGGGCAGGAGTATGACCTCGCCGGAATGCGCGACATCGCCTGGCAGGTCACCAGCTACTATCAGCAGAACGGCTACCCCTTCGCGCGCGCCTTTTTGCCTGCCCAGACCCTGACCGACGGAACGCTGAAAATAGAGATCGTCGAAGGGCGCTATGGCCAAGTCCTCGTCCAGGGTGAAGAGCGCGTTGCCGCCACGGCCCAACGCTGGCTGGAGGGCCTGCAGCCAGGCGAGGTGATTGCCTCCGCCCCGCTGGAGCGCACCACCCTGCTGCTCGATGATCTCCCCGGCATCCGCACCGCGCCCCTGATTCGCCCCGGACAGGAACTCGGCACCGGTGATCTGCTGGTGACCGTCGAGCCTGACAGACGCTACAGCGGGGATGTCGCCGTTGATAATCACGGCAACCGCTACACCGGCGAATACCGCGCCCGGCTTGGCCTCAACCTCAATCCCCTGGTGCGGGTCGGTGATCAATTGCAACTGCGCACCATGGTCACCAATGAAACCCTGCTGTTGGGCTCGGCCACCTACAGTGTGCCCGTCGGCTACTCCGGCCTGCGGGCTCAGGTGGGCTATGCCCATACCGACTACGAACTGGGCAAGGAGTTTAGCGTCGCCGAGAGTACCGGCACCGCCCAGATCACCAGCGCGGGCCTGAGCTACCCGCTCGTCCGCTCCCAGCGCACCAACCTCACCGCCGGCATCCTCTATCAGCACAAGCGCCTCACCGACAAGGATCTGACAGGACGCACCCGGCGCACCAGCGACAGCGTCCCCATCAGCCTGCTGTTTGATCATCGCGACGGATTCCTTGGCGCCGGCATCACCTACGGCAGCCTCGCCTGGACGCAAGGGCGGGTCAAATTCAACGACTCTGTCGCCGATCGCCCCCAGGGAAACTTTCACAAGGTCAATATCGACGTCGCCCGCCTGCAGCAGCTCACCGACAGCTGGACCTTCTTTGCCCGCGTCAGTGGACAGAAAAGCGACAGCAATCTGGATTCATCGGAAGATTTCGGTGTCGGCGGGGTCTATGGGGTGCGCGCCTATCCCAGCGGCGAAGGCTATGGCGACCAGGGCATTCTGACTCAGATGGAATTGCGCTACCGGATCCAGCGGGTCAGTCCCTACCTGTTCTATGATTTTGGCCATGTGCGCATCAACAAGTTTTCCGAGCAGACCGACAATCACCGCCGTATCGACGGTGCCGGCGTCGGGTTGCGCGCCGACTACAGAGGTTTCAGCACCGATATCGCCCTGGCCTGGCGGACCAGGGGGGGAGAACCTCTCTCCGACAGCAAGGATCGGGATCCGCGCCTGTGGGCCACTTTTGGGTATCGGTTTTGA
- a CDS encoding ArsJ-associated glyceraldehyde-3-phosphate dehydrogenase produces MSIRIGINGFGRMGRLALRAAWDWPDFEIVHVNEVKGGAACAAHLLEFDSVHGRWERDISEGGASLNVDGRQIGFTEHKSPGEVPWDELGVDIVIEASGKFRTTALLDPYFKRGVKKVIVAAPVKQGALNVVMGVNDYLYDPQTHHLLTAASCTTNCLAPVVKVLHEKIGIEHGIITTIHDATNTQVIVDAPHKDLRRARAAGLSMIPTTTGSATAITLIYPELKGKLNGHAVRVPLLTGSLTDAVFEMSREVSAAEVNQLFREAADTYLKGILGVEERPLVSIDFKGDPRSAIVDAPSTMVVDGTQLKVYAWYDNEMGYVHRMMELAAKVAASL; encoded by the coding sequence ATGAGCATCCGCATCGGCATCAACGGCTTCGGCCGCATGGGGCGACTCGCCCTGCGCGCGGCTTGGGACTGGCCGGATTTTGAAATTGTTCACGTCAACGAAGTCAAGGGTGGGGCGGCGTGCGCGGCGCATCTGCTGGAATTCGATTCGGTGCATGGCCGCTGGGAACGCGACATCAGCGAGGGTGGCGCATCCCTGAACGTCGATGGCCGGCAGATCGGCTTTACCGAGCACAAAAGCCCCGGCGAGGTGCCCTGGGATGAGTTGGGCGTGGATATCGTCATCGAGGCGTCCGGCAAGTTTCGCACCACGGCCCTGCTTGATCCCTATTTCAAACGCGGCGTGAAGAAGGTCATTGTCGCCGCCCCGGTCAAGCAAGGGGCGCTGAACGTCGTCATGGGGGTCAACGATTATCTCTATGATCCGCAAACCCACCATCTGCTCACCGCCGCCAGTTGCACCACCAATTGCCTGGCGCCGGTGGTCAAGGTGCTGCATGAAAAAATCGGCATCGAGCACGGCATCATCACCACCATTCATGACGCCACCAATACCCAGGTGATCGTCGATGCGCCGCACAAGGATCTGCGTCGGGCGCGGGCGGCGGGGCTGTCGATGATTCCCACCACCACCGGCAGCGCCACCGCCATCACCCTGATCTATCCGGAACTCAAGGGCAAGCTCAACGGTCACGCGGTGCGTGTGCCGCTGCTGACCGGCTCACTGACCGATGCCGTGTTTGAAATGTCGCGGGAGGTCAGCGCCGCCGAGGTCAATCAACTCTTCCGCGAGGCTGCGGATACCTATCTCAAAGGCATCCTCGGCGTCGAGGAGCGGCCCCTGGTGTCCATCGATTTCAAGGGCGATCCGCGCTCGGCCATAGTCGATGCGCCCTCGACCATGGTGGTCGACGGCACCCAGCTTAAGGTGTACGCCTGGTACGACAACGAGATGGGCTACGTGCATCGTATGATGGAGTTGGCGGCAAAGGTCGCGGCATCCCTGTAG